Proteins encoded together in one Mastomys coucha isolate ucsf_1 unplaced genomic scaffold, UCSF_Mcou_1 pScaffold16, whole genome shotgun sequence window:
- the Txnip gene encoding thioredoxin-interacting protein, with protein MVMFKKIKSFEVVFNDPEKVYGSGEKVAGRVIVEVCEVTRVKAVRILACGVAKVLWMQGSQQCKQTLDYLRYEDTLLLEDQPTGENEMVIMRPGNKYEYKFGFELPQGPLGTSFKGKYGCVDYWVKAFLDRPSQPTQEAKKNFEVMDLVDVNTPDLMAPVSAKKEKKVSCMFIPDGRVSVSARIDRKGFCEGDDISIHADFENTCSRIVVPKAAIVARHTYLANGQTKVLTQKLSSVRGNHIISGTCASWRGKSLRVQKIRPSILGCNILRVEYSLLIYVSVPGSKKVILDLPLVIGSRSGLSSRTSSMASRTSSEMSWIDLNIPDTPEAPPCYMDIIPEDHRLESPTTPLLDDVDDSQDSPIFMYAPEFQFMPPPTYTEVDPCVLNNNNNNNNNNNVQ; from the exons ATGGTGATGTTCAAGAAGATTAAGTCTTTTGAGGTGGTCTTCAACGACCCCGAGAAGGTGTACGGCAGCGGGGAGAAGGTGGCCGGCCGGGTGATAGTGGAGGTGTGTGAAGTTACCCGAGTCAAAGCCGTCAGGATCCTGGCTTGCGGTGTGGCCAAGGTCCTGTGGATGCAAGGGTCGCAGCAGTGCAAGCAGACCTTGGACTACTTGCGCTATGAAGACACGCTTCTCCTAGAAGACCAGCCTACAG GTGAGAACGAAATGGTGATCATGAGACCTGGAAACAAATACGAGTACAAGTTCGGCTTTGAGCTTCCTCAAGG GCCCCTGGGAACATCCTTTAAAGGAAAATATGGTTGTGTAGACTACTGGGTGAAGGCTTTTCTGGATCGACCCAGCCAGCCAactcaagaagcaaagaaaaacttTGAAGTGATGGATCTAGTGGACGTCAATACTCCTGACTTAAtg GCACCAGTGTCTgccaaaaaggagaagaaagtttCCTGCATGTTCATCCCTGATGGACGTGTGTCAGTCTCCGCTCGAATCGACAGAAAAGGATTCTGTGAAG GTGATGACATTTCCATCCATGCTGACTTTGAGAACACATGTTCCCGAATCGTGGTCCCCAAAGCAGCTATTGTGGCCCGACACACTTACCTTGCCAACGGCCAGACCAAAGTGCTCACTCAGAAACTGTCCTCAGTCAGAGGCAATCACATCATCTCTGGGACCTGCGCGTCATGGCGGGGCAAGAGTCTCCGAGTGCAAAAGATAAGACCATCGATCCTGGGCTGCAACATCCTTAGAGTCGAATACTCCTTGCTG ATCTATGTTAGTGTCCCTGGCTCCAAGAAAGTCATCCTTGATCTGCCCCTAGTGATTGGCAGCAGGTCAGGTCTGAGCAGCCGGACATCCAGCATGGCCAGCCGAACGAGCTCTGAAATGAGTTGGATAGACCTAAACATCCCAGATACCCCAGAAG ctcctCCTTGCTATATGGACATCATTCCTGAAGATCACAGACTAGAGAGCCCCACCACTCCTCTGCTGGATGATGTGGATGATTCTCAAGACAGCCCTATCTTTATGTATGCCCCTGAATTCCAGTTCATGCCCCCGCCCACTTACACTGAG gTGGATCCCTGCgtccttaacaacaacaacaacaacaacaacaacaacaatgtgcAGTGA